The Pedobacter roseus genome contains a region encoding:
- a CDS encoding nuclear transport factor 2 family protein: MKGLAIFVLFSIGLSANLLAQSNEEAAVKKVINNLFTGMKTGDSTLTRSAFAAGAVMQTIVNKDGKVSVRTEAVNDFVKLIGAPHKEIYDERIVFTKILLDGPLAAVWTDYQFYVGEKFSHCGVNSFQLVKGDKGWQIVYIIDTRRKEKCN; this comes from the coding sequence ATGAAAGGATTAGCCATTTTTGTGCTGTTTTCAATCGGTTTGAGTGCGAATCTGTTAGCTCAAAGCAATGAAGAGGCTGCTGTTAAAAAAGTTATAAACAACCTCTTTACCGGGATGAAAACCGGTGATAGCACATTAACCAGGTCTGCTTTTGCGGCTGGGGCAGTGATGCAAACCATTGTAAACAAAGATGGAAAAGTGAGTGTTAGAACAGAAGCAGTTAACGATTTCGTTAAACTTATCGGTGCGCCACATAAAGAAATATATGATGAACGTATTGTGTTCACTAAAATACTATTAGATGGCCCTTTAGCTGCTGTATGGACGGATTATCAGTTTTACGTTGGCGAAAAATTTAGCCATTGCGGGGTTAATTCCTTTCAATTGGTAAAAGGAGACAAAGGCTGGCAGATTGTTTACATTATTGATACGCGGAGAAAGGAAAAATGTAATTAA
- a CDS encoding tetratricopeptide repeat protein yields MEEEFFFESNEDAQRSVERYEEMLRNQDQYFFDAGAFEYIVDFYIEKNDPVKALQVVDFAISQHPYATVFLIKQAHLYILTNNNENAFIALQKAELLEPSEPDIYLLRGNIFQNTERYDEALENYEKALGLAESTDEILLQMAYVYQSMSDYENAITYIKLSLEQNMENQDGLYELAFCYDVLDKQEESIKFYQQYIDTDPYSYAAWYNLGNSFHKLNLFEKAIDAYDYAILIKEDFSSAYFNKGNALVQLDKYDEAIDVYKQTFEYEPPNADTYCAIGECYEKLEKMDEARSYYKKSVKMDPKMADAWFGIGVTLNFEERFFESLHFYKKAIDLEAENPDFWFAMADAYYKLGQIDESIEAYEKVLEFNPMDIEAWLDFSTVLYEQGKLLEASETMAEAIKNNPEAAELYYRMVAYLFAMGNYSDALGYLETALTTDPDKHYILFEYLPQLQDNSAILNVINRYIR; encoded by the coding sequence ATGGAAGAAGAATTCTTTTTTGAATCCAACGAAGACGCACAACGCTCAGTAGAACGTTACGAAGAGATGCTCCGGAATCAGGATCAGTATTTTTTCGATGCAGGCGCTTTCGAATACATTGTAGATTTTTACATTGAGAAAAATGATCCGGTCAAAGCTTTGCAGGTAGTTGATTTTGCAATTAGTCAGCACCCTTATGCAACTGTTTTTTTAATCAAACAGGCTCATCTTTACATCTTAACCAACAACAACGAAAATGCTTTCATCGCTTTGCAGAAGGCTGAACTTTTAGAACCGTCAGAACCGGATATTTATCTGCTGCGCGGTAATATTTTTCAGAATACCGAACGTTATGATGAGGCTTTGGAAAACTACGAAAAGGCTTTAGGCCTGGCCGAAAGTACCGACGAGATTTTATTGCAGATGGCTTATGTGTACCAAAGCATGAGCGATTACGAAAATGCCATTACCTATATTAAGCTGAGTTTAGAGCAGAATATGGAAAACCAGGATGGTTTATATGAGCTGGCTTTCTGTTATGATGTTTTGGACAAACAGGAGGAAAGCATCAAGTTTTACCAGCAGTATATCGATACCGATCCATATTCGTATGCGGCATGGTACAACCTGGGCAATAGTTTCCACAAACTGAATCTTTTTGAAAAAGCAATTGATGCTTACGATTATGCGATTTTAATTAAAGAAGATTTTAGTTCTGCTTATTTCAATAAAGGAAACGCATTGGTACAGTTGGATAAATACGATGAGGCCATTGATGTGTACAAACAGACTTTCGAGTACGAACCACCCAATGCTGATACTTATTGTGCCATTGGCGAATGTTACGAAAAGCTGGAAAAAATGGACGAAGCGCGTTCTTATTACAAAAAATCGGTAAAAATGGACCCAAAAATGGCAGATGCCTGGTTTGGGATTGGGGTTACGCTGAATTTTGAGGAACGTTTTTTCGAATCGCTTCATTTTTACAAAAAAGCGATTGATTTAGAGGCCGAGAACCCTGATTTCTGGTTTGCCATGGCCGATGCTTATTATAAATTAGGCCAGATTGATGAATCAATCGAGGCTTACGAAAAAGTATTGGAATTTAACCCAATGGATATTGAAGCCTGGTTAGATTTTAGTACCGTGCTTTACGAGCAGGGAAAACTGCTCGAAGCATCAGAAACAATGGCCGAGGCCATTAAGAACAATCCTGAAGCTGCTGAACTTTATTACCGCATGGTGGCCTATCTTTTTGCCATGGGCAATTATAGCGATGCGCTGGGATACCTGGAAACGGCTTTAACAACTGACCCTGATAAACACTATATTTTGTTCGAATATTTACCGCAATTGCAGGATAATAGTGCCATTTTGAACGTTATAAACCGATATATAAGGTAA
- a CDS encoding phosphosulfolactate synthase has protein sequence MNYPLLNVPERPAKPRQKGLTMVMDKGLSLRQVEDFIEVAGVHTDIVKLGWATSHVTPNLKEKLALYKSAGIPTYFGGTLFEAFIIRNQFSDYQRVLDQYGMEYAEVSDGSIEIEHDKKCEFIRELSKQVTVISEVGSKDAAKIFAPYKWIKLMQAELEAGSWKVIAEAREGGNVGIYRGSGEVREGLVDEILTQIPEETIIWEAPQKEQQVWFIKLIGSNVNLGNIAPAEVIPLETIRLGLRGDTFDYFLNQAK, from the coding sequence ATGAATTATCCATTATTAAACGTTCCCGAACGTCCAGCTAAACCACGCCAAAAAGGCTTAACAATGGTTATGGATAAGGGATTGAGCCTGCGCCAGGTAGAAGATTTTATTGAAGTTGCCGGCGTACATACAGATATCGTAAAATTAGGCTGGGCTACCTCACACGTAACACCAAACCTTAAAGAAAAATTAGCTTTATATAAAAGTGCAGGCATTCCTACCTATTTTGGGGGAACCTTATTTGAAGCCTTTATTATCCGCAACCAGTTTTCAGATTATCAACGTGTTTTAGACCAGTATGGAATGGAATATGCAGAGGTTTCTGACGGTTCTATCGAAATTGAACATGATAAAAAATGTGAGTTTATCCGCGAACTTTCTAAACAGGTAACGGTAATTTCGGAAGTAGGCAGTAAAGATGCAGCTAAAATATTTGCCCCATACAAGTGGATTAAATTAATGCAGGCCGAACTTGAAGCCGGATCATGGAAGGTAATTGCCGAAGCCCGCGAAGGCGGTAACGTAGGTATTTACCGCGGAAGCGGCGAAGTGCGTGAGGGTTTGGTTGACGAAATTTTAACCCAGATCCCCGAAGAAACCATTATTTGGGAAGCACCACAAAAAGAGCAGCAGGTTTGGTTTATCAAATTAATCGGCAGTAATGTAAACCTGGGCAATATTGCCCCTGCTGAAGTAATTCCTTTGGAAACCATTCGACTGGGTTTACGTGGAGATACTTTCGATTATTTCCTGAACCAGGCAAAATAA
- a CDS encoding shikimate dehydrogenase family protein, which yields MKTYGLIGYPLSHSFSKKYFTEKFLNEGIANHQYELFPIEDIKSLPDLLSENPSLCGLNVTIPHKVNVLCYLNEVDEAAEKIGAVNCISIKSFENENYLKGYNTDAYGFETSLTPLLGPQHTKALVFGDGGAAKAVKYVLEKLNIEYQVVVRKPVEGAILYAGLTPEILASHKLLINTTPLGMSPNIDTFPEIDYSQLGSEHLAYDLVYNPLETAFLAKAAERGASIKNGLEMLYKQAEKAWVIWNK from the coding sequence ATGAAAACATACGGCTTAATCGGATATCCTTTATCTCATTCTTTCTCTAAAAAATATTTTACCGAAAAGTTTTTAAATGAAGGCATCGCCAATCATCAATACGAGCTTTTTCCCATTGAAGATATCAAATCACTGCCTGACCTACTGAGCGAAAACCCATCGCTTTGCGGTTTGAACGTAACCATTCCGCATAAGGTAAACGTACTTTGTTATTTAAATGAAGTAGACGAAGCTGCAGAGAAAATCGGTGCCGTAAACTGCATTTCCATTAAAAGTTTCGAAAACGAAAATTATTTGAAAGGTTATAACACCGATGCCTATGGTTTTGAAACATCCTTAACCCCTTTATTAGGCCCACAGCATACAAAAGCACTGGTTTTTGGTGATGGGGGAGCGGCAAAAGCGGTAAAGTATGTTTTAGAAAAGCTCAATATCGAATACCAGGTAGTGGTGCGTAAACCTGTTGAAGGCGCTATCCTATACGCCGGGCTTACACCAGAAATTTTGGCCTCGCACAAACTGCTGATCAACACTACCCCATTGGGAATGTCACCAAATATTGATACCTTTCCAGAAATTGATTACAGTCAGCTTGGGTCTGAGCACCTGGCTTACGACCTGGTTTATAATCCGCTGGAAACCGCATTCCTGGCAAAAGCTGCAGAACGTGGTGCCAGCATAAAAAATGGGCTGGAAATGTTATACAAACAGGCTGAAAAGGCCTGGGTAATCTGGAATAAATAA
- the gldD gene encoding gliding motility lipoprotein GldD → MKFKQLICFPFVALWFLTACQNHDYSPKPKAYFRIVFPQKDYTTFTKPVPFSFEYPTYATVEQDQSRDAQKNWYNLHFKQFNGFLHLTYYDVSGKGEYDEMVEDARKLAFKHTIKASAIDQRIINYPNRKVYGIYYAIEGNTASSVQFFLTDSAKHYFRGALYFNERPQYDSIAPVVKFIKQDIDTLIATFKWKN, encoded by the coding sequence ATGAAATTCAAACAACTGATCTGTTTTCCTTTTGTTGCCCTATGGTTCTTAACTGCCTGTCAAAACCACGATTATAGTCCTAAACCTAAAGCTTATTTTAGGATCGTATTCCCCCAAAAGGACTACACTACATTTACTAAACCGGTTCCCTTTAGCTTTGAATACCCTACTTACGCAACTGTAGAGCAGGATCAGAGCCGCGATGCCCAAAAAAACTGGTACAATTTACATTTCAAACAGTTTAATGGCTTTTTACACTTAACGTATTATGATGTATCAGGCAAAGGCGAATATGATGAGATGGTAGAAGATGCCCGCAAACTTGCTTTTAAACACACCATAAAAGCCAGCGCCATCGATCAAAGGATCATCAACTATCCTAACCGCAAGGTATATGGTATTTATTATGCCATAGAAGGAAATACAGCATCATCTGTGCAGTTTTTTTTAACCGATAGCGCGAAACATTATTTTAGGGGCGCCCTATATTTTAACGAGCGGCCACAATACGATTCGATAGCACCCGTTGTTAAATTTATTAAACAAGATATCGATACCCTGATTGCCACTTTTAAGTGGAAAAATTAA
- a CDS encoding MBL fold metallo-hydrolase yields MITVKTFTFNAYSENTYLLYDETKECVIIDPGMYEGFEQNELAAFIKQENLKPVLLLNTHCHLDHVFGNKFIFDTYGLKPQFHEGELAILNAVPGYAPSMGFTRYEVSPQPDTFLPETGTISFGNSTLSLIFAPGHSPAHLCFYSAADHILMGGDVLFYGSIGRTDLPGGNHQQLIQNISDKLFVLPDETKVYPGHGPATSIGFEKQHNPFF; encoded by the coding sequence ATGATTACAGTAAAAACCTTCACCTTCAACGCTTATAGCGAAAATACTTATCTGCTTTATGATGAAACCAAAGAGTGTGTTATTATCGATCCGGGCATGTATGAGGGTTTTGAGCAGAATGAACTGGCGGCCTTTATTAAACAAGAAAATCTTAAACCCGTTTTATTGTTAAATACGCATTGCCACCTCGACCATGTTTTTGGCAATAAATTTATTTTCGATACTTATGGTTTAAAACCACAGTTTCATGAAGGCGAATTAGCAATTTTAAACGCAGTTCCTGGTTATGCGCCATCAATGGGTTTCACCCGGTATGAAGTTTCTCCGCAGCCTGATACTTTTTTACCTGAAACCGGAACCATATCCTTTGGCAACAGCACATTAAGTCTGATTTTTGCGCCTGGCCACTCGCCTGCACATTTATGTTTTTATAGTGCTGCCGATCATATTTTAATGGGTGGCGATGTGCTTTTTTATGGCAGCATTGGCCGTACCGATCTTCCGGGAGGTAACCACCAGCAATTAATTCAAAACATTTCTGATAAACTTTTTGTATTACCTGATGAAACCAAAGTTTACCCTGGCCACGGACCAGCTACCAGCATTGGTTTCGAAAAGCAACACAACCCTTTTTTTTAA
- a CDS encoding ABC transporter permease, protein MNTSFYIAKRYLFAKKSTNAINLISGISMVGVMVGSAALIIILSVFNGLETVVLNMFDTITPQIAITPAKGKTFDPNTTYFNQLRKNKSVAAFTEVLQENALLKYNNKQAVGMVKGVSADYLKNTKLDSTIKEGHFILHNRSGNNAVIGSALQSYLAVNTVDPFTELEIYSPKKDIVPNSLNPADDFVAKSIRVSGVFEVQQDFDNGIIVPLDFARGLLGEEKNVSAIEINLQSGVDVDAFQKEVIEKAGNDYEVRNQAEQNKSLYHILNTEKWAVYIILTFILIIAIFNIIGSLTMLVIDKVKDVAILSSLGAGKKLIKRIFLFEGMMITMSGCVLGLIIGLIFYYFQHTYGLIKMGEENKTLVSSYPIGLKWKDFILVFVTVGIFSFLASALSSNLSVKKIDQINQSI, encoded by the coding sequence GTGAATACATCGTTTTATATTGCCAAAAGGTACCTTTTTGCCAAAAAATCGACCAATGCCATTAACCTGATATCGGGCATATCAATGGTGGGCGTAATGGTGGGCAGTGCAGCATTGATTATTATCCTTTCGGTATTTAACGGTTTAGAAACTGTGGTATTGAATATGTTCGATACCATTACCCCTCAAATTGCCATCACACCCGCTAAAGGCAAAACTTTCGATCCGAATACCACTTATTTTAACCAGCTTAGAAAAAACAAATCTGTTGCCGCTTTTACGGAGGTACTACAAGAAAATGCTTTGTTAAAATACAATAACAAACAGGCAGTTGGGATGGTAAAAGGGGTAAGCGCAGATTATTTAAAAAACACCAAATTAGATAGCACCATAAAAGAAGGCCATTTTATTCTGCACAATAGAAGCGGCAATAATGCCGTAATTGGTTCGGCTTTGCAAAGTTATCTGGCCGTAAATACGGTAGATCCTTTTACCGAACTGGAAATTTATTCGCCAAAAAAAGATATCGTGCCAAACAGTTTAAACCCGGCCGACGATTTTGTGGCGAAAAGTATCCGCGTAAGTGGTGTTTTTGAAGTACAACAGGATTTTGACAACGGCATTATTGTTCCCCTTGACTTTGCCCGCGGATTGCTGGGTGAAGAAAAAAATGTGTCGGCCATTGAGATCAATCTGCAATCAGGCGTTGATGTAGATGCCTTTCAAAAAGAAGTCATCGAAAAAGCGGGTAACGATTACGAGGTAAGGAACCAGGCCGAGCAAAATAAATCACTGTACCACATTCTGAACACCGAAAAATGGGCGGTATATATTATTCTTACATTTATCCTGATTATTGCTATATTTAATATCATAGGGTCGTTAACCATGTTAGTAATAGATAAAGTGAAGGATGTTGCCATTCTGAGCAGCTTAGGTGCCGGAAAAAAGTTAATCAAACGCATATTTTTATTCGAGGGCATGATGATTACCATGTCGGGCTGCGTATTGGGTTTAATTATTGGCCTCATTTTTTACTATTTTCAGCACACTTACGGCCTGATTAAAATGGGCGAAGAAAATAAAACTTTGGTAAGTTCTTATCCTATAGGTCTAAAATGGAAAGATTTCATTTTAGTTTTTGTTACAGTAGGTATCTTCTCATTTTTGGCATCTGCTTTGTCATCCAATTTAAGTGTTAAAAAGATAGATCAAATTAATCAATCCATATAA